The following DNA comes from Alienimonas californiensis.
GCAACTGCTCCTGCTGGCGCTGATCCAGTTGGGCGGACTGGGGATGCTGACGCTCACCAGCATGGTGATCGCCGCGATCGGGGGACGGCTTTCGCTGCGGTCGGAGGCGGTCGCCTCCAGCGCGCAGGAGGCGGTGCCGAACGTTCCCACCCGCAGGCTGATCTTCGGGATCGTGCGGTTCACCCTGCTGTTCGAGGCGGCCGGGGCGCTCCTGCTGTACGTCGCCTGGGCTCCCAGCATGGGTTGGCGCGAGGCGGCGTGGCCGGCGGCGTTTCACTCCGTCAGCGCGTTCTGCAACGCGGGGTTCTCCACGAACGCCGATTCGCTGATGAGCTTCCAGCGCTCGCCGTTCACCCTCGGGATCGTCTCGCTCCTGATCGTCGCCGGCGGGCTGGGATTCGTGGTGGTCGAGGAGTTGCTCGGCCGGTACCGCGACCGCTCCGCCGGCCGGCGGCGGCGGCGGCTGTCGACCCACACGCAGCTCGTTCTGTCCGTCAGCGCGGCGCTGCTGGCGGGCGGCTGGGTTCTGTTCGCCGTGTTCGAGTGGCACGGCGTGCTGGCGGACCTCGGTGTGGGGCACAAGCTAACAAACTCGTTGTTCATGAGCGTCACCGCCCGCACGGCGGGGTTCAACACGATCGACTACGCCGCGGCGACCGACAGCGCCAATCTGCTGACGATCCTGCTGATGATGGTGGGCGGCTCGCCCGGCTCCACCGCCGGGGGAATGAAGACGACGACCTTCGCCCTGCTGGGCCTGCTGGCCTGGTCGCGGCTGCGGTCGCAGGCCAGCGTGACGGTCGCGAACCGCTCCGTGCCGGAGGAGACCGTCCAGCGGGCCGTGGGTCTGGCGGTGCTCGCCACCGCCGTGGTGATGGCGGGGATCTTCCTGCTGGCCTCCTTCGGGGATCTGCTCCACAAGGGGGATCCGTTTCTGGGCCGGGCGTTCGAGGTGGTCAGCGCCGTTAATACCGTCGGGCTGTCGATGAACGTCACGCCGCACCTCTCGCCGGGCGCCCGCTGGCTGATCATCGTGCTGATGTTCGTGGGCCGTGTCGGCCCGCTGTCGCTGGCCGCCGCCCTGCGGGCGCGGCTCGCCCGGCCGGGCAAGTACCGACTGGCGCATGAGGACGTGGTCGTCGGCTGACGGCCGGCCGCCCGCCCCCGCGTCCCGCCCCCGTTCCCCCCACCCCCGCCGACAGGCTTTGAGATGAAACGCTTCGTGATCGTGGGCCTGGGGAACTTCGGGTTCACCGTGGCCCTCAAGCTGGCCGACGGCGGGCACGACGTGATCGCCGTGGACCGCAACGGCGAGGTCGTGGACCGACTCGGGGCGCACGTGGCCCGGGCGGCGGTCGGCGACGGCACTGACCTGGACACCCTGCGGCGGATCGGCGCCGGCGACGCCGACGCGGCGATCATCTCCACCGGCGACAACATCACCGCCAGCGTCCTGGCGGTGATGGCCCTGCACGACCTCAAGGTGCGGGACATCTACGTGAAGGTCATCTCCGCGGAGCACGCCCGCATCGCGGACCGGCTGGGCGTGACGGAAACGATCTTTCCCGAACGCGACACCGCCGTCGACCTGGCGACCCGCCTCAACGAGACCCGCCTGCTGAAGTACGTGAAGCTCGGCCCGGACTTCAGCGTGCAGGAGATGGGCGTGCCGGACGCCTGGACCGGCCACACGCTGCGGGGGTTGAAGCTCCGGCAAACGAGCGACGTGACGGTCGTCGCCCTGCACGACCACCTGAGCGGCCGCTTCGTTCCCAACCCCGACCCGGACTACCGCCTGACGCACTCCGACTCCCTGCTGGTGGCCGGCAGCGACGCGGCGCTGGCCAAGGTGGCAAAGCGCCGCTGAGCCGTGCGTCGGGGGAGGCGCCCGCCGAGCGGGGGCGTTCGCTCGCGAGCGGCGGGAGCGGGTACGGTGCGGGCCCTGTTCCGACTGTGGATTTCGCCATGCAACGCCCGACGCTTCTTCGCCGCCCCGCCGCCGCCCCGCTGTCCGCGGCGCTCGCGATGGCGGCGCTCGCGTTCGCCGCTGGCCCCGCAGCGGCGGGTTCGCGGGAACGACCGAACGTCGTGATCCTGCTGGCCGACGACCTGGGGTATCGGGACGTCGGCTGCTACGACGGCCCGGTCCGCACTCCGGCGATCGACTCCCTCGCCGCCGGCGGGGCTCGGTTCACCGACTTTCACTCCGGCTGCGCGGTCTGCTCCCCCTCCCGGGCCACGTTGCTGACCGGCCGGCACCACATCCGCACGGGCGTTTACAGTTGGATCGCCGACGGGAGTCAGCGATCCCACCTGCTCCGCCGGGAGGTCACCCTGGCGGAAGTCCTGCGGACGCACGGCTACGCCACCGCCCATGCGGGCAAGTGGCACCTCGGCCTGCCGACGTTCGGGGGCGGGAAGGGCGGCGGCGAAGCGGGGGCGGAGAAGCCGACGCCGGCCGAACACGGCTTCGACTACTGGTTCGCCACCGCAAACAACGCCGAACCGTCGCACGAGGATCCGACGAACTTTGTGCGGAACGGGACGCCGGTGGGCCGGCTCGAAGGGTACTCCTGCGATCTGGTGGTCGACGAAGCCGTCGGATGGCTCGACGGGCGACGAGGCGACCGCGACGCGGACGCCCCGTTCTTCTTGAACGTCTGGTTCCACGAGCCGCACGCCCCCCTCGCGGCGCCGGCTGAACTGGTCCGGGAGTACGGCGAACCGGGCGACCGCGGCGCCCTCTACTCCGCCACGATCGACAACACCGATCGGGCGATCGCCCGGCTGCTCGCCAGGCTGGCGGAGATCGACGATCCCGGGCACACCCTCGTCCTTTACGCCTCCGACAATGGCAGCTACCGGGCGGACCGCACTGGCGTGCTGCGGGGGACGAAGGGCACGAACTGGGAGGGAGGGCTGCGGGTGCCGGGGATCTTCCACTGGCCCGGCGTGATTCCCGCCGGCACGGTCGTGGACGAGCCGGCCGGATTGGTCGACGTGCTGCCGACCGTCTGCGGCCTGCTGGGCGTCGACCCGCCGGCGGACGTGCATCTGGACGGGGCCGATCTGACCCCGCTGCTGACCGGCCGACCGGACGGGATCTCGCGGCCGCAACCGCTGTTCTGGCACCTGCAAAAGGCGCGACCGATCGTCGCCCTGCGGGACGGCCGGTACTCGCTGGTCGCCGATCCGGATTACGAACTGTCCCGCGACAACATGTTCCGCGAGGCATGGATCCCGGCGATCCGCTCCGGCGGGTACACGAACTATCGGCTGTACGACCTCGAGACCGATCCGTCGCAGTCTGTCGACCTCGCGGCCGAACGGCCGGAGGTGTTGGAACGCCTGAAGGCGGACCTGCTGCAAATCAACGCCGGCGTGATGGCCGACGGCGTCGACTGGCATCTGAAATGAGGCGGGCGCCGGCCCCCGGGAGGTCGGCGGTCCGGAGGCCACTCCGCCGGGGCGCCGTGAACGCTCAGGTTAGGCCGGTGAGGGTGCCGGTGGCGTCGGCGAACCGGTCCGTCTCCACGCCCATCGCCTGGGCGACCGAGAGCAGCAGGTTCGCCATCGGCGGGTGGGCGTCGACGTCGTGCGCCAGGTGCTGGCCGTGCTTCAAACCGAGCCGCCGTCCGCCGGCGACCAGCGTGGGCAGGTTCTTGGGGGAGTGCTCGCCGCCCTCGCCGGAGTTCATCCCGGAGCCGAAGAGGATCGCCGTACCGTCCAGCATCGTCCCGTCGCCCTCCTGCGTCGCCTTGAGGAAGTCCATGAAGCGGGCGAGCCGCGACAGGTGGAAGCGGTCGATCGCGGCGAGTTGCTTCAGCATCCCGGCGTCGCCGCCGTGGTGGGACAGTTCGTGGTGGTTCTCCCCGCCGCCGCCGAACCCGCCGGCCTCGCGGGACCACTCGAAGGTGACCACCCGGGTCGCGTCGGTCTGGAAGGCGAGGTAGGACAGCTCCAGCATCACGTCGAGCCACATCGGCCGGTCGTGCTTGTTGCCGGGCTGGCTGGCGAGTTGCAGGTCCTTCGGATCGACCGCGGGCTTGGGCACGTCGACCCAATCGACCAGCCGTTCCACCCGGTCCTCGGTCTGCCGGACGGAGGAGAGGTACTCGTCGAGCTTCTGCCGGTCGTCGCGGCCGAGGCGGCGATCGAGGGCCTGCGCCTCGCCCAGCACGCTGTCGAGGATGCTTTTGCGTTCGGCGTAGCGGCGGAGGGTCGCTTCGCGGTCGGCGGCGGTCTCCGGGACGAACAGCCGCTCGAACAGCCGTTTCGGGGAGTTCTCGGCCGGTAGCGGGGTGCCGCCAGCGTCGAAGGAGAGCGTGTGGCTGTGTCCGGCCGAGCCGGTGCCGGAGCCGTCCGCCAGTTGCAGCGAGGGGAACCGCGTCTGCTTACCGTGCACGCCGGCGACGAGTTGGTCGACGGAGATCCGGTTCGAATAGTCGCTGCCGGGCACGGCCTTGAGGTCGGCGGCGGTCAGCCAGGTGTCGGCCCCGCTGTGGCCGCCCTCGCTCGCCGGGTGGCCGCAGCCGGTGACGACCGTGAAGTCGTCGCGGTGATCCTTCAGCATCTCCAACGTCGGCGAGAGCGTGTAATCGGCGCCGGAGCCGGTGGGCATCCATGCGAGGATGTTCACGCCGTTCGGCACGTAGCAGCAGATCATCCGCGGCTGCACGGCCAGCGACGCCGCCCGCGGGGTGAACTTGGAGGGCGCCCCGAAGGCCAGCTTCGGCCCCATCGCATCGAGCAGCGGCAGTGTCAGCGCCGCGCCGAGGCCGCGGAGGACGTGGCGACGCGACAGCGAGCCGTTCGGGAAAGTCATCGGGGGCGTCGTGAAGAAGGGCTTGAAACGCGCATTTACTAACCCGAAGCGTCAGCGAGGGAGGCGGCTGGAAGCCGACCCCGTGGGGAAGCCCTCGCTGACGCTTCGGGTTGGTGTTCTTGGCGGCGTCACTTGGTGCGGAAGGGTTCCGACGCGGCGACGTGGTGGATTAGCGCACGCAGCGTGCCGCCCTCGGCCCGCATCTGGGCGACGGCCGCGTCGACGGCGGGCCGGTCGGAGACGCCGAGTTCCCGGCCGAGGGCGTAGGTCAGCAGCTTGCCGGCGAGGCACTTCAGGAACAGGTCTTCCTGTTGCATCAGGGCATTCTGCAAACCCTCGACGCCGACGAACGCCGTGCCGTCGGGCAGCGTGGCGGAGGCGTCGATGTCCGGGTCGCTGCTCCCGATCCGGCCCTTGTAGCCGAAGCCCTCTTTCTCGCGCCACGAGCCGGAGGCGTCATAGTTCTCGAGGGCGAAGCCGAGCGGGTCGATTTTGTCGTGGCAGCGGGCGCACTGGGGCAGGGAGCGGTGAATCTCCAGCCGCTGCCGGACCGTCGCCTTGTCCACGCCCGGCACCTTGGGGGCGATGTCGCCGGCGTTGGCGACCGGCAGGCCGGGGTCGGTGCCGAGCACGTTCTTCAGCACCCACGTCCCCCGCTTCACCGGCGAGGTGCGGGTGCCGTTGGAGGTAATCGTCAGCACCGAGGCCTGCGTGACGACCCCGCCGCGAC
Coding sequences within:
- a CDS encoding sulfatase family protein; translation: MQRPTLLRRPAAAPLSAALAMAALAFAAGPAAAGSRERPNVVILLADDLGYRDVGCYDGPVRTPAIDSLAAGGARFTDFHSGCAVCSPSRATLLTGRHHIRTGVYSWIADGSQRSHLLRREVTLAEVLRTHGYATAHAGKWHLGLPTFGGGKGGGEAGAEKPTPAEHGFDYWFATANNAEPSHEDPTNFVRNGTPVGRLEGYSCDLVVDEAVGWLDGRRGDRDADAPFFLNVWFHEPHAPLAAPAELVREYGEPGDRGALYSATIDNTDRAIARLLARLAEIDDPGHTLVLYASDNGSYRADRTGVLRGTKGTNWEGGLRVPGIFHWPGVIPAGTVVDEPAGLVDVLPTVCGLLGVDPPADVHLDGADLTPLLTGRPDGISRPQPLFWHLQKARPIVALRDGRYSLVADPDYELSRDNMFREAWIPAIRSGGYTNYRLYDLETDPSQSVDLAAERPEVLERLKADLLQINAGVMADGVDWHLK
- a CDS encoding potassium channel family protein, whose protein sequence is MKRFVIVGLGNFGFTVALKLADGGHDVIAVDRNGEVVDRLGAHVARAAVGDGTDLDTLRRIGAGDADAAIISTGDNITASVLAVMALHDLKVRDIYVKVISAEHARIADRLGVTETIFPERDTAVDLATRLNETRLLKYVKLGPDFSVQEMGVPDAWTGHTLRGLKLRQTSDVTVVALHDHLSGRFVPNPDPDYRLTHSDSLLVAGSDAALAKVAKRR
- a CDS encoding DUF1552 domain-containing protein, with the translated sequence MTFPNGSLSRRHVLRGLGAALTLPLLDAMGPKLAFGAPSKFTPRAASLAVQPRMICCYVPNGVNILAWMPTGSGADYTLSPTLEMLKDHRDDFTVVTGCGHPASEGGHSGADTWLTAADLKAVPGSDYSNRISVDQLVAGVHGKQTRFPSLQLADGSGTGSAGHSHTLSFDAGGTPLPAENSPKRLFERLFVPETAADREATLRRYAERKSILDSVLGEAQALDRRLGRDDRQKLDEYLSSVRQTEDRVERLVDWVDVPKPAVDPKDLQLASQPGNKHDRPMWLDVMLELSYLAFQTDATRVVTFEWSREAGGFGGGGENHHELSHHGGDAGMLKQLAAIDRFHLSRLARFMDFLKATQEGDGTMLDGTAILFGSGMNSGEGGEHSPKNLPTLVAGGRRLGLKHGQHLAHDVDAHPPMANLLLSVAQAMGVETDRFADATGTLTGLT
- a CDS encoding TrkH family potassium uptake protein, with product MALTSRSRRKLSAPEAFVGSFLGLIVAGTLALRWLPGLYTGEPLGWTDAAFTATSAVCVTGLIVEDTATYFTFEGQLLLLALIQLGGLGMLTLTSMVIAAIGGRLSLRSEAVASSAQEAVPNVPTRRLIFGIVRFTLLFEAAGALLLYVAWAPSMGWREAAWPAAFHSVSAFCNAGFSTNADSLMSFQRSPFTLGIVSLLIVAGGLGFVVVEELLGRYRDRSAGRRRRRLSTHTQLVLSVSAALLAGGWVLFAVFEWHGVLADLGVGHKLTNSLFMSVTARTAGFNTIDYAAATDSANLLTILLMMVGGSPGSTAGGMKTTTFALLGLLAWSRLRSQASVTVANRSVPEETVQRAVGLAVLATAVVMAGIFLLASFGDLLHKGDPFLGRAFEVVSAVNTVGLSMNVTPHLSPGARWLIIVLMFVGRVGPLSLAAALRARLARPGKYRLAHEDVVVG